TATCATGCCTGTCACTGATGAAACATATTAGGAAAAGTGAAAACGTATTCATTAAAGTGCTTCCCTTTGAAGGATATTGCAGCTACTGAGAGCTTTGACTATCACTAACACCTTGATGggctctaaaaaacaaagcattaCCCAAGtagaagaaaattatattatgAATGCTTGAAACTTCTATCATTTTCCTATAAGCGACTGACTCATCATAATTTTCAACAGTTACGCCTTGAAAATCTTTGAGAGGGGTCAAAaactcattttgcagatgaagaaactgaggcagacaaAGAGTTCTTCCTGGTCTTAATGTGAGAGACTGGAGTATATCAGGGAGATTATTGCTTTTGATTGTATCATATTTCTTAGTCCCATCTTATACCGAtaagtttcagtttcttttgtaAATCCCAAAGTGGGAGGTGTcttgagatttgtttttttatctaCTGGGAATATGTCACATGATCTTCATAAAGTGCTCAAAGTGCATGGTGCTGTAAGAAGCTAGAGCAGCAACTATTTCTCTGTTTAGTTTAGAAGAAAGGACTTGCAGCACTGATTATTCATGAAGTACTGATTGTGGAGCTAGTTTATATCCTTCAGAAGTCAAGAGCATATGATATgagcatttgggttttttttaatcacaattaaTCATCTGTCTGAAGAGTCTTCGCTGGATTCTTCTTGTATAAGAAGGACATAGCTTCCCGCATTCCTGCTGACGCACTTGACAGCACTGCCAAAGCAAACAAGGCATCGATTAAGCCAATACATAAGGACTCTGTATTCCACCTTTTCCCTGGTTACATGGCttttaataaattatacaaaGAAGGAGGATACGGGTATTTTGAATCTAACAGGCTTGTTATGCATagctttctgaaaataaaaaaacctaTATGAGTTCTTCCCCTTCCAGATCCCTAAAATGTCCATCTGTCCCATTGTCTACTCTGCATAGTCCACATAAAATAGTTGTAACTAAAGCTATTACTGAAGTTCATGTTTAATACCTATAACTGAAGCTAGGATAGAAGACATCAGGAAGTAATGAAAAtagcatgtaattttttttttttttttttttttttttttttgcggtacgcgggcctctcactgttgtggcctctcccgttgcggggcacaggcttactcgggcctctcactgttgtggcctctcccgttgcggagcacaggctccggacgcgcaggctcagcggccatggctaacgggcccagccgctccgcggcatgtgggatcttcccggaccggggcgcgaacccgtgtcccctgcatcagcaggcggactctcaaccgctgcgccaccagggaagccccagcatgtaattttaattttaaaaatactgaacagatttaaaaaaaaatctcagaagacCAACTACATTTACACTAGATGCATTATTAAAAGCATAATTACCTTTAATCTCTCTGCACtaatttttccaattataaaagttatatgtgttcataacaatatttataaatatatgaagaataaaattaaaatgacccaTTATTCTACTTCCCATGTAATACAGTTCTTATTAAAGTCATTTTTCATGATATGGATGTACCATCATTTACTTAACCATTTCCTGTTGTTGGCCATTTtggtcattaaaatattttttgccatAATGaacttctttatatataaatttttgacATTTCTGATCATTTCCTCAGGATAGGATTCTAAATGGGATCACTGGTTCAAATaccatgaattttggggggatacatGTTCATGAATTGCTTTCCAAAGATGATAATGCCGAATAACACTACTCCCAGCAAAGTATAAGGTTGATGGTCTCATTATGTGCTCACTAGCAAAGCATGGGTTTTAATTTTGCCAATTCAATAGGTGACAGTCTCCTTTTAAAAAGATACGTAGTAAAAATAGCTTTTCATCACAGTTACAGAGGAACTGTAAATACTATTGTAGTCCATCTAACACAGATCTAAGTATCAGCATCCCACTGAGACAGTATGTACCGAGGTCCTACTCTGAATAAGACGCAGGCCAGCCCTTTAAGGAGTTCACAGCCATGGCAGAGTTTAAAGCCTGTGTGGATAGATTCTGTTCTCCCTCCCTCGCAGCCACAGCCCACAGTGCTTAGGGGAAGGCAGATGCCAGACCCTGAGCCCCACCTTCTACCTATCCCCATCACCCTGCTCTGAGGCAGCCGTGTGAAATGGGCAAGCCCAGCAGAGGCAGGTTAATGAGCTCTTAGCTCAATGCTTGGGCCCCAGAGAATGTGTCAAATATATTTGCTTGTGCGTTTTCACAACCACTTATCTAGTTGGCTTACACATTTTGTTCAttgaaagggagagggagaatacGTATTTCTTGTAAGTTTATGCCTCTGGTCTTTTTATTCTATGTACTGTTCACAAATAGAATTTTGTAGTTTGTATTTACTTggatatttacatttgaaaaggaaatcatcaaataAGCCAACTCTCTGTAAAGGAAAGAGAATTCTTAATATCCAGTGCATGCTATCTGCTCTTGTCATTTACCCAAGAATCTGTATTAAAGTATATCTTCTTAGAGTAATCTTTGACCTTCAGGGGATATTATACTGTAGGAAATCATTGtttgaatgcatatatatgtatatacatattcatagaatatatgtgtattgaatatacatatgaatatatttgtactgaatatacatatatattcttagaCACTAAATTCATCAGTTGTTCATATTTAAAGATAAGGGGGTAACTTCTCAGAGTCTCTGTCTAACCCAGTGTTTCTTTCTCTTAGTCCTGGTTAGCCACACCACTGTCTCTTACTTTCTAAGTCTCCAAAATTATTGACAGAGTTCTTCATGTCTAAAAGTTCTTGAGAAAAGTACATTCCGAGGCAAAACTTCAACAGATCTATGTAATTGTACTGGTGAGGTCAGGGAATTCAATCCATCTATCCTTtgataaaagtataaaaagtaatGACATACCATAGACTGATGGCTGGAATTAGTAATAAAACAGCGGAGAGCAGAAAGACGAAGCCTTTGTACCAAGCAACGGTGGCTGAATAAATTCCGTTGAAAGTAGAAACTGCAGTGATTCCACCAAGTGTTTCTAAGAAAGCCAGACAAGCAAACATGGTGCCTGTTTGGGGTTAgggtgtggagggagagagagaaaaggctgagttacaaaacaacaaacaaaaataatgcagaaaacaGCTACTCAGTGAAAAGTGCAAACCTGGGGACACTGCTTGGTGAAGGAAAGCTACTCCCTCAGAATCCCTGAGAAGGCAGTCACCCGTTTTGTGGGTGAAAAACGGAGCTCAGGAGTTCTCCCTGGACCTGGTGTGAGAGGAGCTGGAATCAGTACTTCCAGGGTCCGTGCGGCAAAGCTAAAAGGCACTGGAAGCTGAGGCGTGTGGAATCTGCCGCATCTCCCGTCCCTGCTACAGCCTAAGACgcagccccacctgcccctgaGGTGCGAGGTGCCACCTTCTACTCTCAGTCCCTGCGCTAATGTGGGACACACCTGCAGGGGCAGGATGGCTCCGGGCAAGCAACGTCCCACCCACCGGCCCTCTGAAAGGTCAAGTCAGACCTGGCAAGAGTGACAGGCAAGGCGGAGAGATAATCTTCTTACCATACATTCTGTAATTTGAATTTGATCTCTTCCTCCAGAGTAACAAAAAGTTCAGACACGCAAGATTCCTGTGTGACTCATCAAGTAACTACATAAGTGCCCGGTGCTCTAGTGAAGGTTATGCCACAGTCTGACATTGAGTGATTCTTTAAAACGTATTTTTCTGTCTACGTGCTTACAACTGGCTCCCCTCTGAGGGGACTCTGCTGTCCTTCCCGCTTGCCGCACGCTGAGTGTGGGAAAGGGCAGGCCATGGAGCATTGCTCAAGAAGCCTGAAATGGCTGCATGGTCGGCCCAAGCTCACAATCAGAGAAATGGTCACTATTCCACCAGTTCTGAGTTTAGTCTGGGATCCAAGACCATACTGACTGAAGAGTGAAACTTCCGAAAGACAGCTGGTCATCTTgatgtgctttttttcctctttgtcagATTCTGCATCACTACAAATGTGGCTGTTCTCAGCTCTCTGTGGCTTCCGTGGCATAAGTTCCTACGTAGTTTCTGCAGACTCTTCTTAAGCCATTGCTTGTTCCCTACTTTGCCGAGTTTACTTTTCCATGacaaattgtaatatatttttcttacagaCAGTGCAAATCCTATAAATAATTGCGTTTGATTGGACTGATAGGAAGGAAAAGGGCAAGCTTGAGGATCTAGCTTGGTTATAGTTTACATGTCTAGACTCTAACTTTCCCCATGGTCTTGATCTTTTAGACTGTGTATTGATTTTTGTCTATTTAAACTTTCGCTCTATTATACAtattctcatacactgctagaAAGTCTTCACTGAACAACAGGACACATGTTCATAAAACAAACATCTCTCTGCAGAATGCTGGGTTATCAGAGATGTGTCTTCTTTTGACCAGAATGAAAGTTCTGTCAATGTCAAGGGCACATATGcttttttcactgctgtgtccccagggcgTAGCTGTGCTGGCACCTGGtagacatttaatatatatttgtcaaatgaatgaataaaaccttCATTCAAGGGCAATTACCAGTCATCAAGTAGCATGTGGACTTACTGCATCTATGACTTATGACAATACAGGAAGTTAGTTTAATTGGAAAGAAGTTCTCCTAGTTATGTATCTACGTTATTGTTTCATCTTATTTCTGATCCCTTGCTACAGCCCGGGACAGGTGGTTTGGTGCTAATCCTATTATGCAGCTGCTTGAGTCCTTTCTTGTTGGGAACTCGGTCAGGCTGTGCTGTGTTCTGACAAACAACCATCTCATGAAGTAGCTCTAGCTTGTTGCTGAACTTCCTTGAGCAGCACAACTTAtcattacttcatttctttttattgcgaAACTATATTCCGTTGGACAGACAcacctcattttgtttattcatcagttCATGGACATTTGCATTGTTCATGCTTCTTGACTGTTACagataatgctgctgtgaacatgtgtatacaagattttgtgtggacatatgttttcatttctcttcagtatatacctaggaatggaattgctgagtcataaggtaactctgtttaactttatgaggagctaccaaactgttttgtaaaatggctgcatcattttacattcccaccagcagtgtatgagggttccaatttctccacatcctcatcaacacttctTATGGTCTGTCTTTCTCATCTTGGCCATCCTAGTgggtctcactgtggttttgatttgcatttccctgatggctcatGATGTTGTGcactttttcatgtgtctgttggccattggGGAGATGTCACTTCAGatccttggcccattttttaactgggttgtctttttattgcttagttttagtagtttttatatattttggatacaagttccttatcagacgtatgatttgcaaatatagtctcccattcagtgggctgtcttttcactttcttgatggtgtcctttgaagcataaaagtttttaattttgataaagtctaatttatctactttttctttttttgttgggcttttggtgtcgtatctaagaaaccattgcatAATTCAAGCAAGCAGGTAGGTTTTTACATACTGCAGTTTTTATATTCCTAAGTGGTTTTCCAATTAATCCTCATCACACAATCTATAAACAGCTGTGTGAATATATAGCTACATCTTATGAGTGGAAAAgaatcaataatatattttcaaccTTATTGAATTATGCAGTCTTCTCCAGTGTTGACTAAAGTGCCATAAGTACAATAGCATAATTATGAATTATTCATAAACAGTTGATATGAACATTTGCACCAGGCTAAGACATGGAACAAAAGAAAGCTCCAAGGTCTCATAATATTCGTATGATCAAAGGAAAAGGAGGTCAACCACATATGCCTAGTATCTAACAAGTACCCAGTTCTAACTagagatttaatttttgttttccttctgtactGGTTATTCTCTGCCCTTCCCTTCAGCTGTTTGATCTTCTGGGCCCCGCTCTGTGCTCGGGAGGCTGACCCCACAGATATTATGACTTGGACTTCCTTGGACTTGGTCAGTGGGGTCCAGGCGGAGAAGGCTGTGCAGTTtcttctctgctccctccctccttgggCCATCCTCTCGTCTGTGCTGCCCTTCCCTGAAGTCTCTTGATTGAATCAGCTGAGTGGGATGCTGTTTTTGCTAGGACTCTGACTCAGGCCCAGCTCTAACATTTGTGGGATCCAGCGTAAGAATAcaattagaggggcttccctggtggtgcagtggttgagagtctgcctgccgatgcgggggacacgggtttgagccctggtctgggaggatcccacatgccgcggagcaactaagcccgtgtgccgcaactactgagcctgcacgtctggagcctgcgctccgcaaagagaggccgtgatagtgagaggcccgcgcaccgcgatgaagactggcccccgctcgccgcaactggagaaagccctcgcacagaaacgaagacccaacgcagccaaaaataagttaattgaaaaaatatatatatatattaaaaaaaatacaattagagGCCTACAAGTTCTaagtatttaaaagttataattctGGGCGTtctctggtggcctagtggttaggattctgggcctTCACTGatatggcctgggttcaatccctggtcggggaactgagatcttgtaagacgtgtgtgtgtggcacagccaaaaaaaaaaaagttataattctGACTAACAGACTGTTAACCAAGATATGTTCTGTTTCCCTACTCTGAGAAAATACCTTCCTAATGATTTGGAGGTCAGACACAAACTTAGAATTCTCGGACGTTTTAGAGTTCCACGTGGAGCATGACAGCCCTGGGAGAGCTGGCCCTCGCCCCCCAGTCCCGAGCCTGCAGGCTGCAGCCACCCACATTGTATTCTACCTCTTGTTCTGCTCAGAAAGGGTCATTTACACGTGGGTGTAGACACCCCGCCCTGCAATTCCAAGGTTGGGCCAGACCCTCCCGTAAAGAGTCACCCTTTGGCTACCCCTCTGGTGTACAGGAGAGCACACTGGGGTCACAGTCTCCTCTCAGGAGAATGGGTCTGAGGGAGAGGATCATCAAGGCAGCCACCGGGTATGAGCTGTTCAGCCGGGAGTTATGGGGACCCACGTACCCAGAGTGTAGCCTAGAAGGGGGGAATGTTGTGGGCTCCCAGGGGGCATATCGCCTGGCCCTGAGGTCTCCTCTCCCCTTGGGGCGGGGCAGCTCCAGAGAAAGCCCTCTAAGGCACCAGGCCCCGGGCAGGGGCTCCCTTGCTTGGATATAAGCGCTTCCTAACACAGACCTTACCAATTCAAAAGGAGTTCTGTGCAGAAAAAGGGCTGTAGGATATCCTGAAGAATCAAACACTGATTGTACACAGATAGGAGTTGGTACAGATCATAGATTCATTCTATTCCTTAAGCAAATTAAACTCACCTTGTTCAGTAGAACGAACCACTTTGGATATCATGGACCGTAGAACAGAGAGTGGTACGACAGTGAAAAGGAATGGCAGCCTGACTGTGAGAGGAATAGTCGGAAATTACTGGCTGAATCAGAAAACTAAGGGTCCGTTTTACAGGTGGAACACTTAGTCTCTAAATACTTCATTTTCTATAAGCATCTTAACTCACTGCATCTAACGGCTGAATTAATTAATGGTAGAATTCTGTTTAATGAATTGAGATAGACTACAGACAGGTCAGTTTAAGATTACTCTCAAGTTTAAGTTTACTCTTAAATTCTTATTCTAGTGCAGAGAACAAGAGTTCATGAAGTTACAGGTCCAGATCTATATAATCTGCCACTTGAAATTGATCAGTTTTCCTAGTTATTATAGTAACATCATGTTTAGCAGGTTGCGACTGtcaataaattttttgttttctgtttttgctcttTCAGACTTGGCATTCTCATcgttaaaattcttttattatattgatCTACTTATTGGTAAATTGGTTCCTTATCTTCTCGCTTGTTCATCTTTGTGGCTGAATAATTTCACGAACACAGGTTGCCTCTGCTCTTAAATTATGACCCTTAATAGTAGCATTTTTAGTTATATGACAAAATGGTAAGATACTACATTTGCAGAGACCACTGTAAAGTTTTCAACATGTTTTCACATGTATTAACTTACTTGGCGTTGGCAACTCCAAGGGAAACAGGGAGGGAGAACTGACATTTACTGAACCCTCGGCATTGCGCTAAGTGATTTACAGTTATCTCTTCTAATATTCGTTATAACCCTCTGAATTAGGTACcactatgcccattttatagatgaaaaaacaagGGCTCAGAGTAGTTCaggcacttgcccaaggtcacctagtgCTGTAGATGGAAATTAAGCCCAATTCTGTTTGGTCACCCTGCTTTCCTGCAAGGTAGCAAGAGGTTAACACTGCCCTTgtaaaaaaagactaaattggATCTTTCTTGAGGTCCCACTTTAACAGATCCTTTAACCCTTTCGAACACAGTATCTCACTCAAGCCCTAGTTAAGGAAGCAGTTGTATTTGCCAGAAAGTGATTCATCAAAAGCCAATTCATGAAATGACCAATTTGCTGAAAGATCAATTTGCAAAATCTTCTTGAATAtattcaatgaatttttttaatgtatcttttgaGTATACTTTACAGAGTTGTCTTAAAATTGTAGCCTTCTTAGcatcattttaagaaatattcaaGTTGGTGAATGCTATTTTGAAGGACTGATTCACAAGAACACAAGAAGAATGTTCCTCAAAACAATTTTTTGGCAAATATGTAAATTTGGAAAATTGTGgttattcaactttttttttttttttttctttaaagtcagtTGGTTTTCAGCTTCTGGCAAACTAGCTTTAAACAAATTACCTTTACTTGAACTAAAATGCATTAAATAGagaattttatattaaagtttcTCACACCACAGACTaaattcattttatgtaaatatcaATACACAGTTCTAGGCTACATTTGTAACTTACCTAAAAACATCATCAGTGTTGTTCTGGCAAAAGCAATCATAGCCATTCCTACCATGGTGGTAAAAATTCCAATGAAGGCCATGTGAATATCTTCcatacaataagaaaaaagccATATTCCTAGGAAACTGCTGAAAAAGGAGACACTACCCAAAGCTGATCCATAACCTATTAAAACTTCATCCCAGCAGAGCGGTGAATCCAATTCATAAAGGATAAAAATGGGGGAAATGCCAATTGTCACGAAAAAATAAGTGATCATTGTAAAAAGCAACAAACAGAGCAAAGATCGTTGCTcaccagaattatttttaaaaagcatgtaagTTCggttaaataagtttttaaagcCTTCAGTCCATGATATAGAAACATTCTGAGATGAAGGCTCTTTCATCGAATcctcaagaaagaataaaatataaatcaagttAACAGTAAGAGCCATAGTAGCAATTAAAAACGACCACACAAAACCTAGTTCTCTAATAAAATAGCCAGAAGACAATCCTGTTAATCCAGTGACAATTCCAAGCAGGAAGTCAATTATAGCTATTCgaattgttctttgtttcttttctttacattGATCAACTATGTAGGCAAAAGAGGCTCCCAGAAGTGTGGTGTAATTGCCACAAAGTGCACCCAAAAAGGTAGATGCAATCAAAAGCTGGATTGGAAAGGCAAAATAGGAAAG
This Physeter macrocephalus isolate SW-GA chromosome 13, ASM283717v5, whole genome shotgun sequence DNA region includes the following protein-coding sequences:
- the SLC46A3 gene encoding lysosomal proton-coupled steroid conjugate and bile acid symporter SLC46A3 isoform X1 — translated: MKIPFVEPAICLSVFAMTLTAPLTTQYVYRRIWEETGNYSIAPDSNVSECAKNKSSPIFAFQEEVQKKVSLFNLQMDISGLIPGLVSTFMLLSHSDHGGRKFPLILSSVGALANSAWLCLLSYFAFPIQLLIASTFLGALCGNYTTLLGASFAYIVDQCKEKKQRTIRIAIIDFLLGIVTGLTGLSSGYFIRELGFVWSFLIATMALTVNLIYILFFLEDSMKEPSSQNVSISWTEGFKNLFNRTYMLFKNNSGEQRSLLCLLLFTMITYFFVTIGISPIFILYELDSPLCWDEVLIGYGSALGSVSFFSSFLGIWLFSYCMEDIHMAFIGIFTTMVGMAMIAFARTTLMMFLVRLPFLFTVVPLSVLRSMISKVVRSTEQGTMFACLAFLETLGGITAVSTFNGIYSATVAWYKGFVFLLSAVLLLIPAISLCAVKCVSRNAGSYVLLIQEESSEDSSDR
- the SLC46A3 gene encoding lysosomal proton-coupled steroid conjugate and bile acid symporter SLC46A3 isoform X2, with amino-acid sequence MDISGLIPGLVSTFMLLSHSDHGGRKFPLILSSVGALANSAWLCLLSYFAFPIQLLIASTFLGALCGNYTTLLGASFAYIVDQCKEKKQRTIRIAIIDFLLGIVTGLTGLSSGYFIRELGFVWSFLIATMALTVNLIYILFFLEDSMKEPSSQNVSISWTEGFKNLFNRTYMLFKNNSGEQRSLLCLLLFTMITYFFVTIGISPIFILYELDSPLCWDEVLIGYGSALGSVSFFSSFLGIWLFSYCMEDIHMAFIGIFTTMVGMAMIAFARTTLMMFLVRLPFLFTVVPLSVLRSMISKVVRSTEQGTMFACLAFLETLGGITAVSTFNGIYSATVAWYKGFVFLLSAVLLLIPAISLCAVKCVSRNAGSYVLLIQEESSEDSSDR